The following coding sequences lie in one Sorex araneus isolate mSorAra2 chromosome 4, mSorAra2.pri, whole genome shotgun sequence genomic window:
- the LOC129404276 gene encoding histone-binding protein RBBP4-like translates to MADKEATFDDAVEGHVINEKYKIWKKNTPFLYDLVMSHALEWPSLTAQWLPDVTRPEGKDFSIHPLVLGTHTSDKQNHLVIASVQLPNDDVQFDASHYDSENAEFGGFGSVSGKIEIEIKINHEGEVNRARYMPQNPCIIATKTSSSNVLVFDYTKHPSKPDPSGECNPDFCFRRHQKEGYGLSWNPNLSGHLLSASDDHTICLWDISAVPKEGKVVDAKTIFTGHTAVVEDVSWHLLHESLFGSVADDQKLMIWDTRSNNTSKPSHPVDVHTAEVNCLSFNRYSEFVLATGSADNTVALWDLRNLKLQLHSFESHKDEIFQVQWSPHNETILASSGTDRILNVWDLSKIGEQSPEDAEDGPPELLFIHGGHTTKTSDFFWNPSEPWVICSVSEDNIMQVWQMAENIYNDEDPEGSIDPEGQGS, encoded by the coding sequence ATGGCTGACAAGGAAGCAACCTTTGATGACGCAGTCGAAGGACATGTGATTAATGAAAAGTACAAAATATGGAAGAAAAACACCCCTTTTCTTTACGATTTGGTGATGAGCCATGCTCTGGAGTGGCCCAGCCTCACTGCACAGTGGCTTCCAGATGTGACCAGACCAGAAGGAAAAGATTTCAGCATTCATCCACTTGTCCTGGGGACACACACATCAGATAAACAAAACCACCTTGTGATAGCCAGTGTGCAGCTCCCTAATGATGATGTCCAGTTTGATGCTTCACACTACGACAGTGAGAATGCAGAATTTGGAGGTTTTGGCTCAGTTAGTGGAAAAATTGAGATAGAGATCAAGATCAACCATGAAGGAGAAGTAAACAGGGCACGTTACATGCCTCAGAACCCTTGCATCATTGCAACAAAAACTTCATCCAGCAATGTTCTTGTCTTTGACTATACAAAGCATCCTTCGAAACCAGACCCTTCTGGTGAGTGCAACCCAGACTTTTGTTTCCGGAGACATCAGAAGGAAGGATATGGGCTTTCTTGGAACCCAAATCTCAGTGGGCACTTACTTAGTGCTTCCGATGACCATACCATCTGCCTGTGGGACATCAGTGCTGTTCCAAAGGAAGGAAAAGTTGTGGATGCAAAGACCATCTTTACAGGCCACACAGCAGTAGTAGAGGATGTTTCCTGGCATCTGCTCCATGAGTCTTTGTTTGGTTCAGTTGCCGATGATCAGAAACTTATGATTTGGGATACTCGTTCAAACAATACTTCCAAACCAAGCCACCCAGTTGATGTTCACACTGCTGAAGTGAACTGCCTGTCTTTCAACCGTTACAGTGAGTTCGTTCTTGCCACGGGATCGGCTGACAACACTGTTGCCTTGTGGGATCTGAGAAATCTGAAACTTCAGTTGCATTCCTTTGAATCACATAAGGATGAAATATTCCAAGTTCAGTGGTCACCTCACAATGAGACTATTTTGGCTTCCAGTGGAACTGATCGTATACTGAATGTTTGGGACTTGAGTAAAATTGGAGAACAATCCCCAGAAGATGCAGAGGATGGGCCACCAGAATTACTGTTTATCCATGGTGGTCATACTACTAAAACATCTGATTTCTTTTGGAATCCCAGTGAACCTTGGGTGATTTGTTCTGTATCAGAAGACAATATCATGCAAGTGTGGCAGATGGCAGAGAACATTTATAATGATGAAGACCCTGAAGGAAGCATTGATCCAGAAGGACAAGGATCCTAG
- the LOC101542482 gene encoding LOW QUALITY PROTEIN: heterogeneous nuclear ribonucleoproteins A2/B1-like (The sequence of the model RefSeq protein was modified relative to this genomic sequence to represent the inferred CDS: inserted 2 bases in 2 codons), producing the protein MEKTLETVPLERKKREKEQFHKPFIGGLSFETREESLRNYYEQWGKXTDCVVMRDPASERSREFGFVTFSSMAEVDAAMAARPHSIDGRVVEPKRAVAIEESGKPGAHVTVKKLFFGGIKEDTXEHHLRDYFEEYGKIDTIEIITDRQSGKKRGFGFVTFDDHDPVDKIVLQKYHTINGHNAEVRKALSRQEMQEVQSSRSGRGGNFGFGDSRGGGGNFGPGPGSNFRGGSDGYGSGCGFGDGYNGYGGGPGGGNFGGIPGYGGGRGGYGGGGPGYGNQGGGYGGGYDNYGGGNYGTGNYNDFGNYNQQPSNYGPMKSGNFGGSRNMRGPYGGGNYGPGGSGGSGGYGGRSRY; encoded by the exons ATGGAGAAAACTTTAGAAACTGTTCCattggagaggaaaaagagagaaaaggaacagTTTCATAAACCCTTTATTGGTGGCTTGAGCTTTGAAACAAGAGAAGAAAGTTTGAGGAATTACTACGAGCAATGGGGCA CTACAGATTGTGTGGTTATGAGAGATCCAGCAAGCGAAAGATCAAGAGAATTTGGTTTTGTAACTTTTTCATCCATGGCTGAGGTTGATGCTGCCATGGCTGCAAGACCTCATTCAATTGATGGAAGAGTGGTTGAGCCAAAACGTGCTGTTGCAATAGAGGAATCTGGAAAACCAGGGGCTCATGTAACTGTGAAGAAGCTGTTCTTTGGTGGGATTAAAGAAGATA AGGAACATCAtcttagagattactttgaggaATATGGGAAAATCGATACTATTGAAATAATTACAGATAGGCAGTCTGGAAAGAAAAGAGGCTTTGGATTTGTTACTTTTGATGACCATGATCCTGTGGATAAGATTGTATTACAGAAATACCATACGATTAACGGTCATAATGCGGAAGTACGAAAGGCTTTGTCTAGACAAGAAATGCAGGAAGTCCAAAGTTCTAGAAGTGGGAGAGGAGGCAACTTTGGCTTTGGGGATTCTCGTGGTGGTGGAGGAAATTTTGGACCAGGACCTGGAAGTAATTTCAGAGGAGGATCTGATGGATATGGAAGTGGTTGTGGATTTGGGGATGGCTATAATGGGTATGGAGGAGGACCCGGAGGTGGCAATTTTGGAGGTATCCCTGGttatggaggaggaagaggaggatatGGTGGTGGAGGACCTGGATATGGCAACCAGGGTGGGGGCTACGGAGGTGGTTATGACAACTATGGAGGAGGAAATTATGGAACTGGAAATTATAATGATTTTGGGAATTATAACCAGCAACCTTCTAACTATGGTCCAATGAAGAGTGGAAACTTTGGTGGTAGCAGGAAtatgaggggaccatatggtggaGGAAACTATGGTCCAGGAGGCAGTGGAGGAAGTGGGGGTTATGGAGGGAGAAGCAGATATTGA